Proteins from a single region of Nocardioides oleivorans:
- a CDS encoding SLC13 family permease, giving the protein MSDALHPVVEQVLPVAIFLVAITVTAEIAQLAGVFDVAAHAMARRARHRVLLLWLTFAALAVVCTIVLSLDTTAVLLTPVGLAIAQQTGIAPMPFALTTLWIANTGSLLLPVSNLTNLLAVHRFEDLGAGHGDYVRTAAVPAVTAIVVTLLLIAVLQRRALRGTYDVDPPAEPHDRALLVISGVVCLAIGPLFAIGLEPAVVSLASALVLLAATAWRAPSLLREVSPPWLMAGVFVVVAGLLRVAQSEGLLDWLAPAVGTGTRTLDLLHLSGASALLANLVNNLPAYLLVEPSAADDVRRLVATLIGVNAGALVTPWASLATLLWLQRCRSAGLRIPLLKLAGWGTICATLCVVTATLTLR; this is encoded by the coding sequence CCGGCGTCTTCGACGTCGCGGCGCACGCGATGGCGCGCCGGGCCCGCCACCGGGTGCTCCTGCTGTGGCTCACCTTCGCCGCCCTCGCCGTCGTGTGCACGATCGTGCTCAGCCTCGACACGACCGCGGTGCTGCTCACCCCGGTCGGCCTCGCGATCGCGCAGCAGACCGGGATCGCGCCGATGCCGTTCGCGCTGACGACGCTCTGGATCGCGAACACCGGCTCGCTCCTGCTCCCGGTCTCCAACCTCACCAACCTGCTCGCCGTGCACCGCTTCGAGGACCTCGGCGCCGGCCACGGCGACTACGTCCGCACGGCAGCCGTGCCCGCCGTCACCGCGATCGTCGTGACGCTGCTGCTGATCGCCGTCCTCCAGCGACGTGCGCTGCGCGGGACGTACGACGTCGACCCGCCCGCCGAACCCCACGACCGGGCGCTCCTCGTGATCAGCGGCGTCGTGTGCCTGGCCATCGGTCCCCTCTTCGCCATCGGCCTCGAGCCCGCCGTGGTCTCCCTCGCCTCGGCACTCGTGCTGCTGGCGGCCACCGCGTGGCGCGCACCGTCGCTCCTGCGCGAGGTGAGCCCGCCGTGGTTGATGGCCGGTGTGTTCGTCGTCGTCGCCGGACTGCTGCGGGTCGCCCAGTCCGAGGGCCTGCTCGACTGGCTCGCACCGGCGGTCGGCACCGGCACCCGCACCCTGGACCTGCTGCACCTCTCGGGTGCCTCCGCGCTTCTCGCCAACCTGGTCAACAACCTCCCGGCCTACCTGCTGGTCGAGCCGTCGGCCGCCGACGACGTACGCCGTCTCGTCGCGACGCTCATCGGTGTCAACGCCGGCGCACTGGTCACGCCCTGGGCCTCGCTCGCCACCCTCCTGTGGCTCCAGCGCTGCCGCTCGGCCGGCCTCCGGATCCCCCTGCTCAAGCTCGCCGGCTGGGGCACGATCTGCGCCACGCTCTGCGTCGTGACGGCCACCCTGACCCTGCGCTGA